A window of Phragmites australis chromosome 15, lpPhrAust1.1, whole genome shotgun sequence genomic DNA:
AGATCCATATTGCTGCAGATAATTTTTTCCAAGAAATATTAGTAGGGACAAAGACAAACAATACAAACTTAACATGATGTATAGGCTTTGCATCCGACCCGTTAGAAAACAGGACCACTATGCAATTCCAGTAACAGTGCAGGGGTGTGGCTGCACCAACGCGTGACCAAATGGGCAAATCTTTCCCCCCTTTCTGGCTGTGCCAACTCCACTAGTCGGATCTTGCCCATATGGTATGGAGCTCGCCGGAGCCACGTCCCCTCAGTCGCCGGAATCTCACCTGGAGCCGCCCCGTCCACCTCCGCAGCCGCCGGAGAAGGTGAGCTCGTGTCAATTCATACTGTTTCTCTTGATTTCTCATCAAAGCCTGCTCTGTTTTGCCCCTTTCAGTCCATGAACTGTTCCGTCGTTTTCTTTTCCGCGATTTGATTTGAGGAAAAAGTGTGGTTTTTACTATCCGAGCATATTTGCCTGTTTTCTACTCTACGACGGCTGTAATTTGTCTTCCCGACCTGCTCGACGCCTGAACCAAAGAATCCAACATGGCGATGAGGCTGCAGTGCACGAGCACCAAAAGTCTTTGCTCGGTTGCTCTACTCGCCTGTCATCCACGAGTAGAAGTTGGCGGCAGTGGTGCCCTAGCCCACCATCGGGGCCGGCTACCCTTCGTATCAGCGCCGGCATCGAGCAACGCGGGTGAGGGCGTCGGCAGGATGGATGCTTTCTAGCACGAGGATGACCGGGACGCGCAAAGGCCGGAGCTTTCCTGTGTTGTCGCGCGCGGCGGGGACGAGGGCGGGTCTGTTGGCGCGCAACATGCGCGGCGATCTCGGCGGGGGCGCTGGACGAGTTCATGGCGGTGGCCGCGTGCACCGTTGGTGACGACGACGAGGAACGCGACACGGAAGGGGGGTCTGTGGCCTATAATCTATAATCCGTGGACGTGCTCCATGGAGAAGGGCCAAGGGAAGAGGTAAATGCGATTAGAAGACGGAAAGATCAACGGAGGGGTAAAGATTGGACACTTTCGGTGGTGTTAATGTGTACTAGGCTCCGAATCCGAGAAACCTTTCGATGCTAAATAGCCTATCTTCTCTTCATGAATAGTCCGATTAGTACAGGAAGACAAGTTCTGATTATTCCGTGTTGATGATTATAGGGGTGGATAATTACTCCATATCTTCGACTCCTGTACTGGTTAGCATATCCTAGGGTGATTAGGTTAGGGTTGATAGACACATTGTTAGACTTTTGGATTTAGCTACTTGGTGCAATTTTCAACTGTGTTTTGTGTCTGCTAATTGCCATATTATGCTTCAGTTCAGCTAGGAATACATAGACAAAAGATCAGTTTGTTAATTGTGGACGATTCTATCTCACTAACAATTCTTCTGTTAGTGAACTAgcatagctcagttggttagggTCCTTTGTGTGGAATCTGTCTTGTCTGCCCTGGTTCAAGTTCCAGACTCGGCACGGGTTCTAACATATacttcctttatctaaaaaacagttttaagttagaaaagttGATGCCATAGAGCTCAACTATTGTGAAACCTTAGATAGGTCGGAAGCAAAAATCATAGTACTCattccggtcataaatacttgatgCTTTGACCAAGATtagattaaatttttaaaactttgactgtCAATAGcctccaaaatatttagtttagaaacataaaaatcatacatgtagatttgtcttgaaaaatacttcataatactatatttttattagatattataattatattctaatataaaatagtggtcaaagttgcaTGTCGAAGACCGTGAAAGTaaaaaacatcatgtatttttgaccggagggagtaccaTTTATGGTGTTGGATTCAGTTGCCGCAGTGTGCTGACTTGAGCTCatatttcccaaaaatatgAAGAATTAAGTCTGAAACTTTCACCCACAATGCAATTGCTGGAGTTCACCATGACAAACCATGCCTGAGAAGTGAAAACCATATGCTGTGACAGTGTTTAAAGTACTAACAGCCACTACATTGTAGCTGAGGGAAAAATCTGTTAATAATGCCACAACTAAGATATAGTTAGCTGCAATGAAGATAATGACATCGTCGTCATTGGCCAGATCTTTGTGGAATATATATAGATGCTTTGGTTTCCATGGCGATCTCTGTGATACAACACTAAAAATCCACCTACTTTGATCTTTGAGGCAATCTAATTTGTTATTTGAGAACATTTGAACTTTAGCAAGCCAAGAATCCGAGCATATGCAAAGCATGTGTTAAAGATAATCACTGATTGTAGTGTAGAGGGTATCGCAACTGTGTGCTGTTTAAGCAAGTACTATACGTATTATCTTCGATATAAACAATGTGTGCTTGCTTCTAGTACTTGGGATTTTTATATTCTATGattttagttatttttctgACAGAACATATTTGCGGCTGTTGCAATACATCTTGTTTTACTTCGTATTTATGAATATGTCAGGATTCATGCAAAGACACAGAAGACATGATGACGATTACAGAGGAAAAGTCATGCACAGATCAGGAGTTAGAACTTGGTCAAACGAATAGTTCTAGCCTGAATAGTTCCAGTGAGTGTGAGAATCCGACGCCCAGCAATGATGAGATGACTGGATCAGAGTCCAAACTGGAAACAACTAGGACCGAGGGTGATGAATTGAGCGGAGAGAAGGTCCTTCAGAAGCCAGACAAAATTCTGCCATGTCCTCGTTGCAACAGCATGGATACAAAGTTCTGCTACTACAACAACTACAACATTAAGCAACCAAGGCATTTTTGCAAGAGTTGTCAGAGGTACTGGACTGCAGGTggaagcatgaggaacatcCCTGTCGGCGCTGGTAGGCGCAAGAGTAAGAGCTCCAGTGCGAATTGCCACAGCATATTGATTCCAGGCAGCAGTCTAGCAACTCCTGTTGGAGATGCTTCCCTCTTTCCATTATCTTGCAAAGGAAACCAAGCAGCAGTTAATTTTGGGCCTGATTCCCCTCTCTGCAACTCCATGGCCTCTGTGCTTAAGATTGGAGAGCAGAGTAAGAGTGCGAACCCTGCCTCAACAGTGCAACCCAGAAATGAAGAAAACCAGACCTGTGCACCTTCGACAACAACATCAGATAGTCCTCGGAGTGAACCAGTTAAAGGAACAGTTAGTGGACATCAAAATGGAGTTATTGGGCATTGTAATGGAGTCACTTCCATGCATCCCATACCATGCTTCTCTGGTCCTTTTGTGTACCCATGGAGTCCAGCATGGAATGGCATTCCTGCCATGTCAGCACCGGTATACCCAGCCCCAGCTGAAGCAGCAAATTCTTCAGAAAATGGCAACACAAGTAATGTTCAATGGAGCGTGCCACCAATGGTGCCAGTAATGGCACCAGGCTTCTGTGGTCCGCCGATTCCGTTTCCGGTAATGCCACCTTCTGTTTGGCCATTCATTACTCATTGGCCTAACGGCGCATGGAGTGCACCATGGCTTGGACCTAGCTCTAGCGTGTCTGCATCATCTCCGACAAGCAGTAGCACATGTTCAGATAGTGGCTCTCCTGTCCTGGGAAAGCACTCGAGGGATTCCAAACCTCAAGGTGATGAGAAGGCAGAGAGATGCCTGTGGATTCCAAAAACGCTTCGGATCGATGATCCTGATGAAGCTGCAAAGAGTTCAATCTGGACTACCCTTGGGATTGAACCTGGTGAAAGAGGCATGTTCAGACCATTCCAGTCCAAACCCAAAAGCAGAGAGCAAGTATCCGGTCCTGCTCGAGTCTTGCAAACAAATCCTGCGGCTATGTCGCGCTCGCAATCTTTTCAGGAGACAGCATGATATTATTGAACCTGTGTGATATTATTCAAAGATGTTGTATTAAGAAAATTCTATAGTCTGTACAATGATTGGCAATGTAGGTGCCGCTAATGTCCGGGGCAGCGCACCTGTACTATTCGAAGAGTATTCTCTCACAGTTTCTATGATTTGCTTGCGGAGCATGAACCAACCTATTGGGTTCATGATCAGGTTTTTAGCATGTGTTTGGTTGTACAAAAATAATTGTTAATAGGTTCCCTTAAATCGTTGTAGTCTGCTGATCCTTCAGCGTTGTGGCCAATGCATGGTCTATTTACTGGACAAGGTTCAGAAGCAAGTCCTCTCTGACAAGAGGCTCCACTCTAAAGAATTCTGTTATGGTTTTCTTGCCTGTGTCTACTCAAGGCTCTGAGTTTTCATCCATGATGAGTGATGAGCACTGAGTAGAAGTCCAACTCCATAAGCTTCAGGACTACTAATGCTTCCGTGCTTTTAAGACTTGCATTGTGATTAGTTGAGATGCCCCTTATCTTCTTTTATTCTATTGCGCCGTCTTGACATCAACATCTCTGTACAGAAGTCTGAAGTCGTCAAGCTCCCTTTGTGATTCAGTACGCTAGCTCTTTGTGGATGTGACAAGTGACTCGGTGCAGCGAATCGCGTGCTCCTCCCTCCTCGTATGCGTGCTCGATCATGCTCCACCACCCTTTGGGTTACACAAGCTGCTCTGCCACCGGTCGAAATGGATCGTTTGGCTTTGAGCCTGGAGCACCTCGGCACATATATAGAAAAATTCTTCTTCTGCAATGCAAATATAGTACACTCCAAGTTCCTCCGGCGAAGACAGTGTTTGTCTTTGATCAAAAAGGCTGATCACTACTAAATCTGTCTCTCTGTAGTACTAGCTTGTTTGATTCCAGAGCTTCACTCTGTCGGCACTCCATTTTTAAAATTGCCATTTAGGCAGCCAGGGATCACCCTCGTCAGATTTGGAATTTGATGCGGTCCTGTCTGTGTTAGGCAGAAAGCAGAGCCAGGGAGGATTGCAGAGCAGAGCAATAACGCTATGAAAGTTGAGACCATGCTTGTGGACTACTGCCACTCACTTAATATGCGCCAAGTATTTTAGTTTTCTTtgccaagaaaaaaaattatttttgtttgacTATTAGTCATATCACACGTATTCTCTCCGTTCAAAAATAGTAGacgtattttttaaaaaagttaaacTTTATGTATTTTGACTAACATTGAATCAAATTATATGAATTATATAAATAGGTTCACAATTTcaaataatttcacactatacatgttttatagctataaataatatattttataagaatgctttaattaaaatataacttTGTAGACTGAGCTAAAACAATTATACATAATATTTCTAAACGAAGTGACTACTGACTAGTCCAAACCGGGAAGAGCTCTGTGTTGATTGGTTAACCGGTCGCCGGATCCAAGGTTCCAAACACGGCGCGCGCGTCGAAACACGACCGACGCACAGCGCGCAGGAGCAGGACACGCGCTGCCTTCCTTttggacggcggcggcggtgagctcGCCACTTGCGAGTGCGTTCGACACGTCCGCCCGCCGTGAATCCTCGGCCCCAGCCGTCGCGCGGCGCCTCCCGTTCGGCCTTCGGCAACAACAACTATACTAGGCACTGTCCTCGTTCGTTTCGTGATCAAATCCTGACCAGCAGCGTCCGGCCGCTTGCCTGACGATCGACGTcgatccatacaagatcatcagcATTACATTTCGATTCAGAATCAGTCCAGACATGGAGTTTCCACAGCAAAATCTATCGAAGAATCGTAACCACGATATGGTCACAGACACGGACATCAACATAACGAACGTAAATGGTTGCAAATTGCAATGATATGACTTATATGATTGattacacatatagatgatatggaTGCATAGTACAATCTTATCTGTATTGCTGCTATATATATACTGCTCGTATCATGCGTGCATGCTTCACTGCTGCACGCTTCTCGATCACACACGTAAGTTTCGATGTCATAGGCCAGCTAGCTGCATATATCCTGGCAAGCTTCAGTTCGTTTCACTGTTAACTGACACCATGCATCTCACAATAACGCACATCGAACCTGATACCGGTGATCAATCTTCAACTAGCCCCTCGTGACCTATCGATTAGGAAAGAAAACAACAGATTAATCCACGCACGCATCAAATGTGCATCTCGATCATATATATAAGCAGTGGATGCAAATATACTAGAAATTAACTAGAGTACTGACCAAGAAGTAGCTCTCGCCCATCTGCAGGCTCTGCATGAGGATGCCGTACTCGTTGACGGGGAGGAGGCCGCCGGTGGAGTGGACGAGCATCACGTCCTGCCCGAACATGGACCGCAGGTCGATCGGGCCCCGAGGCACCTCCGTCGCCACGCCATTGATGAGCACCGTGATGCTCGCTGCAACAAAATCAAGTAACGCCCTAGTTAGCTGCATGCAATGACTTCAATTATTGGACGGCCAATTGAACTTTTTGGGAGTGTATATATCACTTCGATCGGCAGTttgaccatgcatgcatgtattgatCGATGAACTAGCATATTTGTGGTTACAAGTTCTCTTTTGCATAACTGATATCCTACACTACTCGTACTTATTATTTCGTTCGTGTGCTGCACATGCATGAGAGAAACATGTTATTTGTTGGCATGTGTGGGTACTAGTATATTTCATGCACGCATGCGTCAAACTACTAGCATTGTATACCGCATATAATAGCACATGCCTAGCACAAAGCAGTCTTGTCTGAATTAGCAGGTGAGCTTCCAGTCAAagaaacatgagtacatgactTATGCCCCTCCCCTTTCTCTCCTACTTTCTGTGGTCTGGTTGATCTACCGTTGTTCACAATGGCACGATTAGAGAACGAGCAATCAACAAGTTAGTATAAACTTGATCTAAATCCTAAAATTTCCTAGAGCAATATGCCCCCTCTTCCAAACGGGCCCTATGGGCCAGGCCCTAAGTTACGAGCTAGCTCTGCATGCATATATTGCAAAGGATCAAGCTAGTAGGCAATACGATCTTATATCTTGGCAGTATATCCAAAAGAGCAGCGAAGGGCTAATAAAagaataagtttttttttctgaacctGCAAAATTAAACAACAAGAAATTTTCTGAAGGAAAATGGATTAACACCATCAAACAAGATACCAATTCCATAAATTCTTTGAGCTAGATTGTGTCTATATGCAATGAAACCACAAGCTAGCACAGCTTACTAACACGGAATTTTGGGTTtgtgatgcatgcatggatgaatCAGTCAATCGAtggttgaagaaaaaaaaaactatgcatACATGAAGATCGGCAGAATATACATGCACCGCGCTCACCAGGTTGGCACGAGTAgtagagctgctgctgctgctgagcgACGGCAGCCGAGGACGATGAGCCGGAGCCACCGCCGTGCACGTAACCCATCTGCCGCGAGATGGCGAACAGGTCGTCGCCGCCCCCGCAGTCCATGTCCCCCATCATCCCTGCGGACGACGGGGACGACGGCCACGACGCGGACGCGGACGAGCCATACGCCGCGCCGTGCGCAAGCAGCCCCAGCGATGAGGCAGCCGAGCCGGCGTGGTGACCGGGCGCGAGCCCGGCGCCACTCCCAGGGGGCGAGcccgacgaggacgaggaggcggcggatgccgccgccgccgccgcctgcgccTGCAGCTGGCGCTGGCGCcggcgggagcgggagcggcggttctggaaccagtaGAAGACGTTGGCGTCGCCGACGGCGCCGAAGCGCTCGAGCAGCTTGCGGATGCGGACGGTCTCGTCCTTGGGCGGGTTGACCATCCCGCTGTTGAAGATGGACTCGAGGATGAGTATCTGCTCCGGCTTCGGCGTCCACCGCGATCGCaccggctccgccgccgcgtgcCGCTCCGGGCT
This region includes:
- the LOC133892743 gene encoding cyclic dof factor 1-like, whose protein sequence is MELAGATSPQSPESHLEPPRPPPQPPEKDSCKDTEDMMTITEEKSCTDQELELGQTNSSSLNSSSECENPTPSNDEMTGSESKLETTRTEGDELSGEKVLQKPDKILPCPRCNSMDTKFCYYNNYNIKQPRHFCKSCQRYWTAGGSMRNIPVGAGRRKSKSSSANCHSILIPGSSLATPVGDASLFPLSCKGNQAAVNFGPDSPLCNSMASVLKIGEQSKSANPASTVQPRNEENQTCAPSTTTSDSPRSEPVKGTVSGHQNGVIGHCNGVTSMHPIPCFSGPFVYPWSPAWNGIPAMSAPVYPAPAEAANSSENGNTSNVQWSVPPMVPVMAPGFCGPPIPFPVMPPSVWPFITHWPNGAWSAPWLGPSSSVSASSPTSSSTCSDSGSPVLGKHSRDSKPQGDEKAERCLWIPKTLRIDDPDEAAKSSIWTTLGIEPGERGMFRPFQSKPKSREQVSGPARVLQTNPAAMSRSQSFQETA
- the LOC133892847 gene encoding WUSCHEL-related homeobox 11-like — encoded protein: MEGGLSPERHAAAEPVRSRWTPKPEQILILESIFNSGMVNPPKDETVRIRKLLERFGAVGDANVFYWFQNRRSRSRRRQRQLQAQAAAAAASAASSSSSGSPPGSGAGLAPGHHAGSAASSLGLLAHGAAYGSSASASWPSSPSSAGMMGDMDCGGGDDLFAISRQMGYVHGGGSGSSSSAAVAQQQQQLYYSCQPASITVLINGVATEVPRGPIDLRSMFGQDVMLVHSTGGLLPVNEYGILMQSLQMGESYFLVTRG